The genomic DNA CTCCCGCCAACACGCGGTCTGCCAATCCATGCCAAGTCCCAGTCGCTACGTCGTGCATCGTTTTCGAAATCATTTAGGCCAACAGCAAAAAGCGTTTCAAAGAAAAAGCCCCCGCCACACCGCAGTCGAGGTCGATAACTCAAGCCTCATGTTATAAAGCTTAAGGGCCTTCCGGCAAAGCGGCAGGAAAGAGCTTCATGGGCCAACCACGCGGTAGCCGAATGGGCGTCTGGTATCGACGGGGCCATCGGCTGACCTAGGAAACCGCTGCGATCTCGCCGCGCTGCAATGGGAAGGTTCGACCAGCGGATTATTTGCTGGTGACTTCAAAGGTGAAATCGTTGTCACCTGGCTTTACTTCGGCTGTCAGGCCCGACGTTTCAGCGTCCGCGTACTTCTCCGCAATATGATCAACGACTTTTCCCATCGCTTCGGGAGGGGGTGTCTTGCCGTAGTTGGGCGAATTTTCATCGAAGTACGAGCTGTCGGCGCCGACGGTTTCGAGTTTTAGGACCGCAACTTTGTAAGATCCTTCAGGAACTCCGTCCCCCGCGTCAAACGTTGTGAAGGTGAAAGTGCCTTGAGCGTCCGACTTTGCCGAAGCGCCACGATCCTTTCCTTTCAAAATGACGGTGACGCCCTCCATGGGCGCTCCATCGACCAGCACCTTGCCGCTGGCTGGGTGGACGGTTACTCCTGGATTATTGGTGCCGGAGCCCGAACCACAACCGATGCTTAACATGGCAAAGAAGGAAACCGCACCTGCAATGCCGAACCGAACACAATTCATCTCTATTTCCTCAAAAGGGTAAGTTTGCGGGCAACGGTCTCGATTCCCATTGGCGAACGCTTGGATCGCAATCCAATTGCCCTGCCAATCGAACCCTCGTGACGAGGTTGCCAAGGGACCGAAAAAAAGAGCCCACGCAACCTGAGTTGCCCGGGCTCGCGAAGATCGTCACCGGCAGAAATCCGTTCAAAATCGATTTACATCCAATCGGTGGGAAATCCCTTGTGGGGATTCAGATTACGGCAAGCTGACCGTCTCGCGTGCACCACGAGTGCCGATGGCGCCCCAAACCCCGTAGGGGCTGTTTGTCGACACGGGGCCGGGCGAAGCCGCCGAGAGATTTCCTGTGTCGATGGTTTCGGAGATGAACTTTACACCGCCATCGGCCATGCAGCCTTGGACTCCGCCAGGGTGCCAGCTGAATACGGAGTAAATCGCGTTATTGGTGTCCTCCCAGCTCGTCGTACTTTCGTTGCACGATGGAGAGTTTGGGGGGAGGATGGTTTGAAAGCCCGTAAACGCGACACGTCCGTCACCCCATTTCACGCCACGCTGGTAATTGCCGTTTCCGGACGCAAACTGAAGCTTGTCGCCCGTGCTGACGGTTGCTTTGCAGACCGATGGTGCTGCGACAATTCCACTAATATTGTTAATAACCTGACCGGGAACCTCAAGGTCGTCGCCGCCATACGATAGCGAAGCGACAATCTCGCTAAACACGATCGTATTGCTGGTGCCGTCCTTGATGTCACGCATCTTCAGCCCCTTTGTCCCAAGAAAAACTCCTCGACCTTGCTCGAAGTTCGAGTTTTCTAATTGAGTCGCACGGTCTCCGTGATTGCAAA from Rosistilla carotiformis includes the following:
- a CDS encoding carboxypeptidase-like regulatory domain-containing protein, giving the protein MNCVRFGIAGAVSFFAMLSIGCGSGSGTNNPGVTVHPASGKVLVDGAPMEGVTVILKGKDRGASAKSDAQGTFTFTTFDAGDGVPEGSYKVAVLKLETVGADSSYFDENSPNYGKTPPPEAMGKVVDHIAEKYADAETSGLTAEVKPGDNDFTFEVTSK
- a CDS encoding DUF1559 domain-containing protein — protein: MGSKSSHRTGFTLVELLVVIAIIGILVGLLLPAVQAAREAARRMSCGNNLKQLGLAFHNYHDTYQFFPPGITGTTSGTNTNGGRLSPFVGMLPFIEQQAMYDQIQGNGGQTGPPWASTTWWDADLAALQCPSDSGLQDRDRGKSSYVCNHGDRATQLENSNFEQGRGVFLGTKGLKMRDIKDGTSNTIVFSEIVASLSYGGDDLEVPGQVINNISGIVAAPSVCKATVSTGDKLQFASGNGNYQRGVKWGDGRVAFTGFQTILPPNSPSCNESTTSWEDTNNAIYSVFSWHPGGVQGCMADGGVKFISETIDTGNLSAASPGPVSTNSPYGVWGAIGTRGARETVSLP